The DNA window ACTTACCATGATGGTTGCTGTGCCGGTTGCACCGTAAGTAGCTGGTGCGATGATTGTTGCAACTGCAGAATTACCGCCGTTTGCTATTGTCCACCCGCTCGATACTGTCCATGTGAAGGTAAGACCCAGCCCCATGGGGCTGTATGCATTAACCGTAGTAATTACATTTGCACCGGGGGGTGCCGGAACTCCGGTGGCATTTACACTCTGTATGACAGGTGCAGCAGTCATGGTACTCAATGCAATCTTCCATGTCACAGAACCGCCCTGCGTGTCTGTTACCGTGATTGTCGCTGTGCCGGTTGCACCATACGCGTCCGGTGCCACTATCGTTACAACAGAGGTATTGCCACCCTGCAGTATTGTCCAACCTGATGTGGATGTCCATGTATAGGTAAGCGCAAGTCCCTGGGGACTTTTTGCCAGTATAGCTATTACTAGATTTGCGCCTGGTATTGCCGGAAGTTTACCTGAATTTAGATAATATTCGGAGATAAGAGGGTTAGCACCGGCAAGACTCTTTGTAAGCGTGATTAATGCCGCTGTGCCTACTGCCGACCTGGCATGTGCGTCAGTAATTGTTACGGTTGCTGTACCTGCTGTTCCATAGGTATTGGGCGCTGTTATTGTTGCTGTTGGCGTATTACCCCCGTTCGATACTGTCCAACCCGCAGAAACCGTCCAGGTGTATGTCAATGCAAGCCCGTCGGAGCTCTGTGCACTGACCATTGCTGTAACACTGCTGTCAGGCTGTGCAGGCAGACCCTGAACGGCCATACTCTGAATTACTGGCATAACCACACCACTTGCTCCGTTTGTGCCGTTCTTACCTGCACAACCTGCTACTATAAAAATGGCTGCTACACCAATGATTATAAATTTGAAAATCCATTTTTGTCTGTTATTCATTTTATCCTCCATTTTGTTTTTACTTTTTTATTTCTTTGGATGCTGAAATGCATTCTCTATGGCGAGATTACTTCTACGCCGGAGGCGTATCGCAATGACACACCCTGTCCCTCTTTTTAGAGGGAAAATGGAATTTTATTTCGGGGGAATAAAGATGTCGGAAAGTTTGTTTGAAGTTACTTTAGATTGTTGAATTGAATCAATGCTAACGCAGTTTAAGATCAAAGAGGATGACCCCGGGGATGCAATGGCTGAACCCGAGGTATATGTTTTTTGTGTATGGTGAAAAGAAGAAACACACCCGACCCAATCCCCGCTTGGGTACCCCGCCCCTCTTATTAGAGAAGAATTTAAATGGATTCCTGCTTTCGCAGGAATAACGGAAAAGTGCGGGGAATAAAGGTCTGTGCTTTCGCAATCAGACGAAACAACGAGGATCGCTGCAAGAGACAGAGAAAAATCAATTGCCGAGGCAAAACCTTTCGTATTCGATGTCAGCGCAAAAATGAGAAATACCCATAAAACCTTTATCATCTTTTTCTTCATAATAATTATGTTATTATACGCCATTATCACTCTACCCTTTTCAAATGTCCACTAGCCAACTGGTTAAACTGGTTTTTATAATATATTGAAATATAATAACATTCAGGCTTATGGTTTTTTAGAATTTGCAAATTGAAACAGAATATGATTCTTCCATAGCTATATTATTTAAGAATAAACCCGCTCCTGCTTATCTTTATCTTCTTTCTTTAAGATTCCAACTCCTTAAATTCTTTATCAGGAATGCTGATGGCAAATTTCATTGATCCGCTCATTTACATCACCTCGGTATAATTATGTACATATCATAGATAGTGCAATGGTTCATCGTTCAAAACACACCGTTCTCAACCTCATTAATCCTGTTTATAAACTCCATCCTATTTGAAACATAAAAGGTGCGGTAGAGGTGCGATAGGTGGTATTTCACGTTGCAAGTTTTTAGGTTGCATAGCCGTGCTATCTCGTCGTTATTAAAACCCTTGCTGAGATACGTAATTATCTTAAATTGATCTAAAGAAATCTTGTATTCGGATTGCAGCGCTTTGAATAAATCGATCTTTCTCAGCCGCTTTTTATTCAGGATTAAAAGATAAAACTTATCTTTACCGGATCTGAATACCTTTATAACAAGAAAAAACTTTGAGTCTGTTTTGGACTCAATCCTGACAACCACCCTCTTTCTGTTACCAAGGCTGCTTATGTACTTTGATAATTCAGAAGGCTGAGCTGTTCCAAAACATACCTGTGCAAGTCTTTCGAATTTGCGGTTCGCAAACATAATTTTAAGAGAGCTGTCTACAAGAGCGACCCCCTGCTCAAGATGCTCAAGAATTTTACGAATCGGCATTTCTTTTTTCCTTTCTTAGTTCTTACCTTTATCTATCTCATTGGAGTGGAATTGAGTATGCAAATAACTATCTCTTGCAGTGGATGCAAGAGATAGCGTATTGACTGCAAGTACAAAGATGAGAAAAACCCCTACAATTTTCATCACCTTCACTTTCATAATAAAGGAAAAATCCACTTACATGTATACCAGTAACAGAACAATAATTTATTTGTCAAGGGTTTGCAGGTATTTGAGCTTATATAAAATTCAGTTTTTGATTAGTTTTTAACCGATTTGTTTTATTTGACAGAAAAACTTTTTTAAAATATTTATTCAGAAACTGTATCTTTGGTTAAAGTAGTTTTGTAAAAAAGGAGACATATATGGATATTGTGAAAGGTTTTCCGTCGCAGCGTGCATCCAGGGACTTTTTTTTTAGATCGTACTTATGTTTCGCGCAAATGGCTGGGGTACCCCACAGGCCGCAACAATTGTTGGTGCACAACTTGTTTTCCCCGGCAGGTATAATGCCGATAATGCTGATCCACTCGTAAAAAAAATAATAAGAGAAGAATATAAAGATACCTATAAATCCGAATAATAAGGAGATAGCATGTTAAATATTTATTTAGATCAAAAGAAAAAAAATTTGATTAACGAGGTAAAAGACTTTGTAAAATCCGTACCGAAAAAACTTTTAATGGATATGGATGATAACAAGGTAACTTATCCTGCAGAATTTTTACACGAAGCCGCGAAAAGAAGGCTTCTGGGCTTAAGATTCTCACCCGAATGGGGCGGCAGAGGCCTAAAATGGGAAGATGAAATAATAGCACTTGAAGAGATTGGAGTTCTCAGCTCGTCTCTTGGATGCCTGTACTCTCTTGTGAGTATTGTAGGTGAAGCAATATCTGTATTCGGAAGCGATGAGCAAAGAAAAAAATATCTTAAACCCATTATTGATGGAAAAATATTCTGTGCAGAGGCACTCACAGAACCGCGCGGTGGTTCAGATTTCTTTGGTGCCTCTACAACAGCAAGAAAAGAAGGAAATCACTACATCCTCAATGGACAGAAACGTTTTGTGGTCGGTGCAGAAGGTGCCGATGTGTTTCTGGTTTACGCAAAAACGGACCCAAACGCAAAGCCTCAGAATTCATTAAGCGTTTTCATAGTAGAACGTGACATGGGGGTCGAGGTAAAACATGTTTATGGATTACTCGGGACAAGGGGGGGCGGAGCAGGCAGAATACTTTTTAAAGATGTAAAGGTGCCTTCTGAAAATATTGTGGGAGTTGAGAATGCCGGCGGTCTTATCTTTAATCAGATGATGATACCGGAAAGGATGACAACGTCGGCAGCAGCAATTGGCGGGGCTAGAGAGGTTTTAAAATTAGCCGCAAGATACTCTGACAGGCGGAAGGCCTTCGGGAAAAAGATAAGGGCATTTGAAGGAGTCAGCTTTAAGGTCGCAGACAGCATTATGGAACTCGATGCCGCATCAGCACTCGTTCATGCTACTGCAAAGGCTGTTGATGCGGAAGGAAGCACGGGTACGACAAGACGGCTCGTATCTGAAGCAAAACGATACGCAACAGAGATGCAATGGCGTATTGTAAATAATGCAATGCAAATACTCGGCGGTATTGGATATACAAATATCTTTCCTATCGAAAAGGCATTAAGAGATGCAAGACTTTTAATGATATGGACAGGGACAAACGAGATAATGAATCTGATCATCCAGCATGAGTACTATACAGAGATACTTGGTGAACAGCCATCAACAAGGGATATAGAGGCGGATGCGCCGGAATCCGATAAAGATGATGAGAAGATATACGAGTAAATGTACTGCTTAAAATGCAGTAACATCGCCGTTTCACAAGCGAAAGCCATCAGCTCAGTACAGGGTTACCGGTATTACAACAATAGACATTGGACTTGCAAAATAAGTTTTATCGTTGACAGGCTATAATTCATGCTGTTAGATACATAACTTAAATGGATACAGCAAGTTTAAAAGAATTTATTTTATTAATACCGGTGATCCTGTTTTCACTGATGATACATGAGATATGTCATGGATTGGTTGCCGATAAATTGGGTGATCCGACTGCAAGACTGACAGGCAGGCTTACATTTAATCCCCTCGCACACCTTGACCCCATTGGTACACTGATGCTCTTCATAGCACATTTCGGATGGGCAAAACCCGTTATGGTAAACCCGTACAACCTGAGAAACCCAAAAAAAGACATGATATGGATATCACTTGCAGGGCCCGGAGCTAACTTTTCTCTTGCCATTATGGCCGGCATAATCATACGATTCACCTTAAACTACAGCCTTAACAGTATGAATAATGTAGTCGTATCATCCTTGTTTGTAATGCTCATTCTGTTCCTTCAAATAAACCTTGCACTTGGTATATTCAATCTTATACCCATTCCCCCGCTTGATGGATCAAAGGTGCTGTTTGGCTTATTACCTACCGAGAGCGAACATAAATTTTACTGGCTTGAAAAATACGGAATGGTCATACTATTGATTTTATTTGTGCTTGACAGCTTTACACCAATAAAGATACTTTCAATAATCTTATGGCTGCCTGCGAATATGCTTTCCTATTTATTCTCCGGCTATTCTCTATTTCATTTACTTGGTGTATTAAATTTATTGCTTGGTTAGGGGTGAAGATGGAAAGGGTATTAAGCGGATTACGTCCAACCGGTAAGATTCATCTTGGACACTATTTTGGAGTCCTTACGAATTTTAAAAAGCTTCAGGAAGAATTTGAATGCTATTTCTTTGTAGCAGACATACATGCGTTAACAACAAATTATTCAAAAACAAAAGAGATCGGCAATGATGTTATCCAGATGCTTGCCGATTGGCTTGCCGTCGGTATAGATCCCGATAAAGCGACGATTTTTATTCAGTCCGCCATAAGCGAACATGCGGAGCTCCATACAATGCTTTCTATGATCACCCCGCTCGGCTGGCTTGAAAGGGTACCAAGTTATAAAGAAAAAATCGATGAAGAAAAAGAAACGGACCTGCATACTTACGGATTTCTCGGCTATCCTGTTCTTATGGCATCCGATATCCTGATCTACAAGGCTCATAAAGTACCGATAGGCGCTGATCAGATACCCCATCTTGAATTGACAAGAGAGATCTCAAGAAGGTTTAATCATCTTTACAAAGAAATTTTTCCTGAGCCGCAGCCGCTCCTTACGATATCACCCAAAGTACCGGGACTTGACAACAGAAAGATGAGCAAAAGCTATGATAATTCCATCTACCTTTCGGATCCGCCGGACATTGTAACAGATAAGATCCTTCATCACATGGTAACAGATCCTCAGAGGATCCGCAGAACGGATAAGGGTAATCCCGACGTATGCCCTGTATACGATCTTCACAAACTGCTCACACCTAAGGATAAACTTGAATATATAGACACGGGCTGTAGATCGGCGGATATCGGATGTATTGGATGCAAAAAGATTGTTATTGAAGAAATCAACGCGCTGCTTGCTCCTATAAGAGAAAAGCGGGAGCAGCTCTTGCAGCACCCAAATCTATTAAAAGATATTGTTGAACACGGAAATAATAAAGCTAAAACGTTTGCTTCTCAGACATTAAAAGAAGTAAAAGAGGCAATAGGACTAAACTATGAATTTGGCCCTTCAAGATTATAGAGTCAATATTGAAGTTTTTGAAGGCCCTCTCGATCTCCTCCTGTTTTTAATCAGGAAGAATGAGCTTGATATATACGACATACCCATATCTTTCATAACTGAACAGTATCTTGCCTACATAGATATGATGCAGGAATTGGATGTTGAACTTGTATCCGAATTTCTTGTAATAGCAGCAACACTATTAGAAATAAAAGCGAGAATGCTGATACCGACACAAGATGAGGATGAAAAGAATCCTGATGATCAAAGGCAGGAGCTTATAAATAGATTGCTCGAACATCAGCTTTTCAAAGATGCTGCCATAAGACTCAACGATGTGACAATGCTTTACAGAGATGCTTTTCCGAAAGGTATAAATGAAGAGATCGTACCTGACGATGTGCCTCTTAACATAGAAGCGGATATATACGATTTATTTGTTGCATACAGATCACTCATTGACAGGGCACCAAAAGAACAGATAGCATATATGACCGTAGAAAAGGTAAATGTCGCACAGAGGATCAATGATATTATTGAATTTATGACACTTGCCAAAAGTGCAACAATAGAATCGCTGCTGCCTGAGGATTTTACAAGAATGGATTTAATAATAACGATACTTGCAATACTTGAACTGCTGAGGTTGAGAATATTAAGATGTGAACAAAAAGAACCATTTGGATCGGTATGGGTGTATATAACTTCTTAAAAGAGGGATTATGAATAAAGAAAGGATCATCGGTATAATCGAGGCACTTATATTTGCTTCTAACAAGCCACTCAAAATAAAATATGTCGAACAGGTGTTATCTATTATAGCTATCAAAGGGCTTAAAGTTGATGAACTTATTCAGGAACTAAAGAAAAAATATGATGATGAGTCAAGCGGCATAGAGCTTGTTTTTGTAGCCGATGGATGGCAGTTCAGGACAAAACCATCATTGAGTGAATGGGTTAAAAAACTCACTATCGTAAAGCCCTCAAAACTTTCAACCCCGGCACTCGAGACACTTGCTATTGTATCATACCGTCAACCGGTAACAAGAGCAGAGATTGAATATATAAGAGGAGTGGACAGTGGTGGTGTTGTAAAAACACTGCTTGAAAGAGGGCTTATAAAGATTGTTGGTAAAAAGGAACTGCCGGGCAGACCCATGGTTTATGGGACAACACAGGAATTCCTTGAGGTTTTTGGGTTAAAAGACCTGTCCGAGCTGCCAAACCTTGAAGATCTCAAACAGATAAACTCACGGGAACAGGAACTCGAAAAAAAACAGGAAATACTTCCGCTATCCATGAACGAAAATACGGAAAAAGAATAGCAAAAGCTGTGAAGAGAGTAAAATGACGCGGTCTATCGTGTCATTCCCGTGCAAAACTGGAATGACAAAGAAGGGAAATAATGACTTTATGTCAGTATATAACAAAAAATTATCGTGGATTGTAAAACATTTGTAGAGGACATGCAATACTCATGCATTGCTGGGATAGACGAGGTCGGCAGGGGGCCTCTTGCAGGTCCTGTTGTTGCATGTGCTGTTGTAATACCAGATCACTTTGAATGCAAATTGATAAAGGACTCAAAACTTCTCAGCTCAAAACAAAGGCTTGAGGCTTATGAATGCCTGCGCAGGCACGCCATATCATACGGTATAGGTATTGTTTACGAGCAAGACATCGACAGATTCAATATCAGAAATGCAACAAGGCTGGCAATGGAAAAGGCATTGGCGCTGCTAAATTACACTGTTAAGATTGTGCTGATTGACGGCGATATGAAGATCGATACAGACATACCCCAAAAAACAATTATATCCGGTGACAGGCTATGCTTGAGTATCTCCGCGGCATCCATTATTGCGAAGGTATACAGAGACAGCTTGATGGCAGGCTATGCAAAAAAGTATCCGCAATACAATTTTCTTAAAAATAAAGGCTACGGCACAAAGGAACACGTTAAAGCCATTGTTGAAAACGGGCCATGTCCTATACACAGAAAAACATTCCTTATAAAGCTCATTGAGCATCAAAACCAGCTAAACCTGCCGATCAACACCGGTGATGTTATTTAACCCAAAAAATGTAATGTTGATTACAAAATTGTAATGATACTGTAATGATATTGTCGGTGTTTAGACATTATACTCTGTATTATGACAAAGGTATTAGGATTACACAGTACGAGATTATCATACAAGGATATTTATGATGTTTAAAAAAATAGTACACTTTTCTCTTACGCATAAATTCCTTATTCTATTAATTGTTTTATTGTTGGTCACTGGCGGTATATTCACCTATAGCCGGCTTGATAGAACATTACTCCCCGATCTCAACTCACCTATATTCAAGATATTCATCTCCGATCCAGGACTGCCGTCCGAGTATGTCGAAAGGGAAATCACGTTCCCGGTTGAACAGGCAACAAGGGGCATACTCGGGGTTGAAAAAGTATGGTCAAAATCCAAGATAGGGCTGTCCGTTGTTATCGTAAAGTTTGTCTGGGGGACAAATTATTTCCAGGCACTTGAACTGCTGTCACAGCGTATATCCGCTATTGCACCTGCCTTACCTCCGGAGATAAATCCACCGGTCATATCAAACGCCGCCGACAGAATGTCGGAGGTCATACAGTATTATCTTACCGGCGATGTTAATTCCAAGGAATTAAGGGCTATCGCAGAGTATGATGTCAAATATCAGCTCGAGATGATCCCCGGCATATACGACATTACGAATATCGGAGGTGAGGTTGCACAATACCAGATTCTTGTAAATATGAACCGCCTTAAGTCTTATGATATCGGAATTAATAGTGTTGTGCGTGCGGTTAGAGATAACAATGTGATCTTTACCGGAGGATATCTATTTAAAGGTCCGGTTGCCTATTCAATAAGAGGTAACGGCCTGATAAAAAACTTCAACGCTCTTTCACATATCGTTGTTGCAACACGCAAAAATATACCTGTTTATCTCGGCGATGTTTCAGTGCTTCATATAGGACATCATATAAGGCAGGGTAATGCCATAGTTGACGACAAGCATGCTGTACTCGGAACGGTTGTTAAACAGTATGGATTAAATGCCATGCCCATTATTAAATCTATCAAGGACAGGCTCAATACCATTAAGAAATCCATGCCGGAAGGTGTAACTCTGCATACGTATAACGATCAATCCACGCTTATCAATGCATCAATAACAAATCTTAGGGATGCCATTATAATAGGCACAGTTGCCGTTATTGTTATAATCTTTCTGATCATGGCCGATATTTACACCACAATGGTTATAGCCATTATTATCCCGATATCCATTATCATAACATTTATATTTATGAAGCTTTTTAACTACAGCCTTAATGTCATGAGCCTTGGGGGCCTTGTTGTAGGCCTTGGTATAATGATAGATGCCGCCATCATAGATACGGAGAATATCTTCAGACACCTAAAGATGAAGCCCGATGACCCCATTGCTGCAACACTTGAAGGCTCTATTGAGGTAAGAAGGCCTGTTGTATATTCTACCATTATCATCATCGCTGTGTTCCTGCCGCTTTATACACTCCCCGGCTTTACAGGTGCTATATTTAAGGATTTCAGTTTTACCGTTGTAACATCCATTCTTATAGGATTTGTTCTCTCGCTTACATTAACGCCGGTGCTTGCTTACATGATCATGAAAGGCAGAATAAATAAAGTAAAGAGCGAAAGTCTTGTGGAACGGACCATTTTAAAGATTTATAAGCCGTCACTTGATTTTTCATTAAAACACCCTGTTTATATTATCGGTATTATGCTATCCTCGCTGATCCTTGTCATAGCATCATCAGGGTTTATAAAAACAGGCTTTCTTCCATCCATAGATGAGGGGGCAATACTTGTAAAGGTACACATGCCTCCGGGTACAGCATTATCGGAAACAACAAAAAGAGCCATAGAGATCTCCAATATCTTAAAACATGCGCCCGATGTTAAAGATGTTATTGCCCACATGGGCAGACCTGAGAATGCACCGAAGGATGAAGGCGTAAGAAAATCCGGAATATTTTTAAAACTTGTTCCATGGTCAAAGAGGAAATACACAATTGCACAAATCGACAACTGGATCCGTATACACGTGCCCTCTACAAAGGATGTACCTATTATCCTTACAACACCGCTTACGGAGCGGCTTCAGGAAGCACTGTCCGGCATAGCTGTCGGCGGCTCTCTCGCAATAAAGATATTCGGCAACGATCAAAATGTTCTAAACGAGAATGGAGCAAGGCTTTACACAATGCTTTCAAGGATCAAAGGTATCAAAGATCTGTACATAGAGCAGACAAAAAGTGCACCCGGTATATCCATAGAGATCAACAGGTCAAAGCTCGGTATATACGGCATAACGCCGAAACAGGCAGGTGCTGACATTCAAACAGCGCTTGCAGGCAGGGTTGCTACAATCTACAGGCGGGGCATCAGGCAGTATGATATATTTGTACGCGCCATGCCGGAATTCAGAGACAGTCTAAAGAGCATTTCAACACTTTTGATTGATGAAGGCAATGATAAAAAGATACCGCTTTCCTATGTTGCGGATGTAAGGTATCAGACAACTCCATTCATTGTAAGAAGAGAGAACATGGAAAGGGTACTTGAGCTTTCCTGCAACATATCGGGGAGATCAACCGGTGCAGTGATAAACGATATAAACGGGGCGATAAAAATGCTTAACCTGCCGCCGGGATACTCCGTCGCACTTGGAGGAGAGTATAGGACCCAGCACGATATGGTAAAAAGAATTTTGTTGATCATGGGAGTTATTGCTGCCCTGATATTTATTATTCTTTATATCGCATTTGATTCATTGGCCATTGCAGGGCTTGTGCTTGTGTTTATACCATTTTCACTCATCGGCGGAGTGCTTGCGCTGATTATAACGCATACAAGCCTTAACATATCATCCGTTATAGGTTTTCTTGCGCACTTTGGGCTATCCGTACAGAAAGCAATACTGCTTGTTGAATATATTCTTTACAATAAGGCCTCGGGAATGGGTGACGTTGAATCGGCGAGGCATGCAGGACTTACAAGGATGAGGCCTGTGTTAATGACGGCATTAAGTGCATCCGTTGCTGTTCTGCCTCTTGCACTTGGAGTAGGTACCGGGGCCGAAATCGATAAACCGATGGCGGTTGTACTTATAGGAGGTCTTATCACATCAACGATCTTCACGCTGATAGCACTCCCTGGGATCTATACTTTAATAGATAAATACAGGAGTAAAAACGAGTAATAACCGTTTATATAATGATAGATTCCTTAACCAAAAAAATACAATATGAAGTCTGTTTGCACGTTGAAAAATGTGTCGTTAAGAATAAATTTGATTTTTTCTTACATTAACTGATATAGTCTTTAGATGAATTCCGATACCCAATATTATAATAAAGAGAGGCTGTTTTTTGATACAGCCAGTTTATCGTTTTTTAGTGAATCAAAATCGTTTCCGGAAAAATTATTCAATCGTTTTTATAGAGAGTCTTTTGATAAGGCCATTGATTATATACCCGAATCAGCCGTACTGCAAAAAACAATCTTAGAGATTGGCTGTAACATATCAAGATACCTTTATTATTTTAAAATGATCGGAACACAAACCGCCATTGGATGCGATCTGTCATTAGGCGTTTTAAAAAAGGCTTTACTCCCACATCATAACTTCGTAAAAAACATTGATGTCCCTCCAAGCAAGATACACCTTATTCAGGCTCTTGCAGAGGAGACACCAATAAAAGCCGATGCAATAGATACACTCTTTTGTTTTAGATCTCTGCACCATTTTCTCCACAAGGATTTATTCATCCGGCAGAGTTATCATGCTTTAAAAGATAATGGCTTAATCATACTGGTAGATCCAAACGGTAATAACCTATTAAGGCTGCTCGCTAATAAAGTTGGTAAATATTTTAATTATCTTACAGAAGGCGAAAATGCTTGTAAACCAAAAGAACTTATAAATGA is part of the Deltaproteobacteria bacterium genome and encodes:
- a CDS encoding acyl-CoA/acyl-ACP dehydrogenase gives rise to the protein MLNIYLDQKKKNLINEVKDFVKSVPKKLLMDMDDNKVTYPAEFLHEAAKRRLLGLRFSPEWGGRGLKWEDEIIALEEIGVLSSSLGCLYSLVSIVGEAISVFGSDEQRKKYLKPIIDGKIFCAEALTEPRGGSDFFGASTTARKEGNHYILNGQKRFVVGAEGADVFLVYAKTDPNAKPQNSLSVFIVERDMGVEVKHVYGLLGTRGGGAGRILFKDVKVPSENIVGVENAGGLIFNQMMIPERMTTSAAAIGGAREVLKLAARYSDRRKAFGKKIRAFEGVSFKVADSIMELDAASALVHATAKAVDAEGSTGTTRRLVSEAKRYATEMQWRIVNNAMQILGGIGYTNIFPIEKALRDARLLMIWTGTNEIMNLIIQHEYYTEILGEQPSTRDIEADAPESDKDDEKIYE
- the scpB gene encoding SMC-Scp complex subunit ScpB; protein product: MNKERIIGIIEALIFASNKPLKIKYVEQVLSIIAIKGLKVDELIQELKKKYDDESSGIELVFVADGWQFRTKPSLSEWVKKLTIVKPSKLSTPALETLAIVSYRQPVTRAEIEYIRGVDSGGVVKTLLERGLIKIVGKKELPGRPMVYGTTQEFLEVFGLKDLSELPNLEDLKQINSREQELEKKQEILPLSMNENTEKE
- a CDS encoding ribonuclease HII gives rise to the protein MDCKTFVEDMQYSCIAGIDEVGRGPLAGPVVACAVVIPDHFECKLIKDSKLLSSKQRLEAYECLRRHAISYGIGIVYEQDIDRFNIRNATRLAMEKALALLNYTVKIVLIDGDMKIDTDIPQKTIISGDRLCLSISAASIIAKVYRDSLMAGYAKKYPQYNFLKNKGYGTKEHVKAIVENGPCPIHRKTFLIKLIEHQNQLNLPINTGDVI
- the trpS gene encoding tryptophan--tRNA ligase gives rise to the protein MERVLSGLRPTGKIHLGHYFGVLTNFKKLQEEFECYFFVADIHALTTNYSKTKEIGNDVIQMLADWLAVGIDPDKATIFIQSAISEHAELHTMLSMITPLGWLERVPSYKEKIDEEKETDLHTYGFLGYPVLMASDILIYKAHKVPIGADQIPHLELTREISRRFNHLYKEIFPEPQPLLTISPKVPGLDNRKMSKSYDNSIYLSDPPDIVTDKILHHMVTDPQRIRRTDKGNPDVCPVYDLHKLLTPKDKLEYIDTGCRSADIGCIGCKKIVIEEINALLAPIREKREQLLQHPNLLKDIVEHGNNKAKTFASQTLKEVKEAIGLNYEFGPSRL
- a CDS encoding efflux RND transporter permease subunit; this encodes MMFKKIVHFSLTHKFLILLIVLLLVTGGIFTYSRLDRTLLPDLNSPIFKIFISDPGLPSEYVEREITFPVEQATRGILGVEKVWSKSKIGLSVVIVKFVWGTNYFQALELLSQRISAIAPALPPEINPPVISNAADRMSEVIQYYLTGDVNSKELRAIAEYDVKYQLEMIPGIYDITNIGGEVAQYQILVNMNRLKSYDIGINSVVRAVRDNNVIFTGGYLFKGPVAYSIRGNGLIKNFNALSHIVVATRKNIPVYLGDVSVLHIGHHIRQGNAIVDDKHAVLGTVVKQYGLNAMPIIKSIKDRLNTIKKSMPEGVTLHTYNDQSTLINASITNLRDAIIIGTVAVIVIIFLIMADIYTTMVIAIIIPISIIITFIFMKLFNYSLNVMSLGGLVVGLGIMIDAAIIDTENIFRHLKMKPDDPIAATLEGSIEVRRPVVYSTIIIIAVFLPLYTLPGFTGAIFKDFSFTVVTSILIGFVLSLTLTPVLAYMIMKGRINKVKSESLVERTILKIYKPSLDFSLKHPVYIIGIMLSSLILVIASSGFIKTGFLPSIDEGAILVKVHMPPGTALSETTKRAIEISNILKHAPDVKDVIAHMGRPENAPKDEGVRKSGIFLKLVPWSKRKYTIAQIDNWIRIHVPSTKDVPIILTTPLTERLQEALSGIAVGGSLAIKIFGNDQNVLNENGARLYTMLSRIKGIKDLYIEQTKSAPGISIEINRSKLGIYGITPKQAGADIQTALAGRVATIYRRGIRQYDIFVRAMPEFRDSLKSISTLLIDEGNDKKIPLSYVADVRYQTTPFIVRRENMERVLELSCNISGRSTGAVINDINGAIKMLNLPPGYSVALGGEYRTQHDMVKRILLIMGVIAALIFIILYIAFDSLAIAGLVLVFIPFSLIGGVLALIITHTSLNISSVIGFLAHFGLSVQKAILLVEYILYNKASGMGDVESARHAGLTRMRPVLMTALSASVAVLPLALGVGTGAEIDKPMAVVLIGGLITSTIFTLIALPGIYTLIDKYRSKNE
- a CDS encoding helix-turn-helix transcriptional regulator, whose amino-acid sequence is MPIRKILEHLEQGVALVDSSLKIMFANRKFERLAQVCFGTAQPSELSKYISSLGNRKRVVVRIESKTDSKFFLVIKVFRSGKDKFYLLILNKKRLRKIDLFKALQSEYKISLDQFKIITYLSKGFNNDEIARLCNLKTCNVKYHLSHLYRTFYVSNRMEFINRINEVENGVF
- a CDS encoding segregation/condensation protein A, which codes for MNLALQDYRVNIEVFEGPLDLLLFLIRKNELDIYDIPISFITEQYLAYIDMMQELDVELVSEFLVIAATLLEIKARMLIPTQDEDEKNPDDQRQELINRLLEHQLFKDAAIRLNDVTMLYRDAFPKGINEEIVPDDVPLNIEADIYDLFVAYRSLIDRAPKEQIAYMTVEKVNVAQRINDIIEFMTLAKSATIESLLPEDFTRMDLIITILAILELLRLRILRCEQKEPFGSVWVYITS
- a CDS encoding methyltransferase domain-containing protein → MNSDTQYYNKERLFFDTASLSFFSESKSFPEKLFNRFYRESFDKAIDYIPESAVLQKTILEIGCNISRYLYYFKMIGTQTAIGCDLSLGVLKKALLPHHNFVKNIDVPPSKIHLIQALAEETPIKADAIDTLFCFRSLHHFLHKDLFIRQSYHALKDNGLIILVDPNGNNLLRLLANKVGKYFNYLTEGENACKPKELINDLIKNNFEVMSIKYYNVFSEPVVHLGELSKSHSKILYMFFSALLIVTNAIDVLLNPIVNRFFPRLGWSFVLIARKHKL
- a CDS encoding site-2 protease family protein yields the protein MDTASLKEFILLIPVILFSLMIHEICHGLVADKLGDPTARLTGRLTFNPLAHLDPIGTLMLFIAHFGWAKPVMVNPYNLRNPKKDMIWISLAGPGANFSLAIMAGIIIRFTLNYSLNSMNNVVVSSLFVMLILFLQINLALGIFNLIPIPPLDGSKVLFGLLPTESEHKFYWLEKYGMVILLILFVLDSFTPIKILSIILWLPANMLSYLFSGYSLFHLLGVLNLLLG